The following coding sequences lie in one Mycobacterium gordonae genomic window:
- a CDS encoding mammalian cell entry protein, whose protein sequence is MRRLRWLFTVAGALAAAAVVALSAAGGWFYWDRIETQGEQAARAELPKLAEKEIPQFFGYDFQTIERSLNDVYPLLTPDYRQEFKKVVNAQIIPEAKKREMVVQANVVGVGVMAAKRNSATAMVYMNRIVTDKSREPHYDGSRLRVEFTRVGGKWLISYITPI, encoded by the coding sequence ATGCGCCGGTTGCGGTGGCTGTTCACCGTGGCCGGTGCTCTCGCGGCTGCGGCCGTGGTGGCGCTCTCGGCCGCCGGCGGCTGGTTCTACTGGGACCGGATCGAGACCCAGGGTGAACAGGCCGCCCGGGCGGAGTTGCCGAAGCTGGCCGAGAAGGAAATCCCGCAGTTCTTCGGCTACGACTTCCAGACCATCGAGCGCAGCCTCAACGACGTCTACCCACTGCTGACGCCCGACTACCGCCAGGAGTTCAAGAAGGTCGTCAACGCGCAGATCATCCCCGAGGCGAAGAAGCGGGAGATGGTGGTCCAGGCCAACGTGGTGGGCGTGGGAGTCATGGCGGCCAAACGCAATTCGGCGACCGCGATGGTGTACATGAACCGCATCGTGACCGACAAGTCACGCGAGCCGCACTACGACGGCAGCCGGTTGCGGGTCGAGTTCACGCGCGTCGGCGGCAAGTGGCTGATCTCCTACATCACACCGATCTAG
- a CDS encoding mammalian cell entry protein, which produces MDSVVTEEQATTQRVRRRASRAAGPPKGASVGAAGADDSGTTAGGADTTFETRQTKPAPKRAVRGRNTRSVGARPPRRRRPHGAMVGWVCLAASVLLIGGLVWGVAVLAGQHRAAQARQAREQRFVDTASQTVVNMFSYTQDTIDESVNRFVNGTSGPLRSKFGAENVEFLKQLFRKTNATSEAVINGAALEGIDNVSDNASVLVAVRVTVADIDGVNKPSQPYRLRVIVHQDERGQMTGYDLTYPDGGN; this is translated from the coding sequence GTGGATTCAGTGGTGACAGAAGAACAGGCGACGACTCAGCGCGTCCGCCGCCGGGCCTCGCGCGCGGCCGGTCCGCCCAAAGGCGCGTCCGTGGGCGCCGCGGGAGCCGACGACAGCGGGACGACCGCGGGCGGTGCGGACACCACCTTCGAGACCAGGCAGACCAAACCGGCGCCCAAGCGGGCGGTTAGGGGCAGGAACACGCGGTCGGTCGGCGCCCGGCCGCCGCGGCGGCGCCGACCGCATGGCGCGATGGTCGGGTGGGTCTGCCTGGCGGCGTCGGTACTGCTGATCGGCGGGCTGGTGTGGGGCGTCGCCGTGCTGGCCGGGCAGCACCGTGCCGCGCAGGCGCGGCAGGCCCGCGAGCAACGCTTCGTCGACACGGCCTCGCAGACCGTGGTCAACATGTTCAGCTACACCCAGGACACCATCGACGAGTCGGTCAACCGGTTCGTCAATGGCACCAGCGGTCCGCTGCGCAGCAAGTTCGGTGCGGAGAACGTCGAGTTCCTCAAACAACTGTTCCGCAAGACCAACGCCACCTCCGAAGCGGTGATCAACGGCGCCGCACTGGAAGGCATCGACAACGTCAGCGACAACGCGTCGGTGCTGGTCGCGGTCCGGGTCACCGTCGCCGACATCGACGGGGTGAACAAGCCGTCCCAGCCGTATCGGTTGCGGGTCATCGTGCACCAGGACGAACGCGGCCAGATGACCGGCTATGACCTGACGTATCCCGACGGAGGCAACTGA
- a CDS encoding virulence factor Mce family protein, with amino-acid sequence MIDRLTKIQLSIFAVITAITLTVMAIFYLRLPSTFGIGTYGVSADFAAGGGIYKNANVTYRGVAVGRVESVQLNPDGVTAEMRLNSGTPVPSNVTATVKSVSAIGEQYIDLVPPANPAPGKLRNGAKIDRANTRIGQDVADLLKKAETLVNSLGDTRLREVLHEAFLATNGTGPELARLVESARLLVDEANTNYPQVSQLIDQVGPFLQAQVRAGADIKSLSDGLARFTSEVRRADPRLRDTLATAPGALDEANETFAGIRPSFPALAANMANLGRVGVIYHKSIEQLLVVFPALFAAITTAAGGEPQDEGAKLDFKLDLNDPPPCSTGFIPSPLMRTPADETVREVPRDMYCKTAQNDPTTVRGARNYPCQEFPGKRAPTVQLCRDPRGYVPVGTNPWRGPPIPYGTPVTNGLNILPPNHFPYIPPGADPDPGIPIVGPPPPGVTPGPGPAPNQPAYDPPPPNNVPPPPGNPSWMPPNYPPVPPQLPYPKYIEPPGPPLGTGPAPEANGAGYTATYDPSTGRFKDPAGGTGIFASGVAGTSGAESWVDLMLAPKTF; translated from the coding sequence ATGATCGACAGACTCACCAAGATCCAGCTGTCCATATTCGCGGTCATTACCGCGATCACCCTGACGGTGATGGCGATCTTCTACCTGCGCCTGCCGTCCACGTTCGGCATCGGAACCTATGGCGTGAGCGCCGATTTCGCTGCCGGCGGCGGTATCTACAAGAACGCCAACGTCACCTACCGCGGTGTCGCGGTCGGCCGGGTGGAGTCGGTGCAGCTCAATCCGGATGGCGTCACCGCCGAGATGCGGCTCAACAGCGGCACCCCGGTCCCGTCGAACGTCACGGCGACGGTCAAGAGCGTGTCGGCCATCGGCGAGCAGTACATCGACCTGGTGCCGCCGGCCAACCCGGCACCGGGCAAGTTACGCAACGGAGCCAAGATCGACCGTGCCAACACCCGGATCGGTCAGGACGTCGCCGACCTGCTGAAGAAGGCGGAGACGCTGGTCAACAGCCTCGGTGACACCCGGTTGCGCGAGGTGTTGCACGAGGCGTTCCTGGCGACCAACGGCACCGGTCCGGAGCTGGCCCGGCTGGTCGAATCGGCGCGGCTGCTGGTCGACGAGGCCAACACCAACTACCCGCAGGTCTCGCAGCTGATCGACCAGGTCGGCCCCTTCCTGCAGGCTCAGGTCCGCGCCGGCGCCGACATCAAGTCGCTGTCCGACGGGCTGGCACGCTTCACCTCCGAGGTGCGCCGCGCCGACCCGCGGTTGCGCGACACGCTCGCGACCGCGCCGGGTGCGCTCGACGAGGCCAATGAGACCTTCGCCGGCATCCGTCCGTCCTTCCCCGCGTTGGCGGCCAACATGGCCAACCTGGGCCGGGTCGGGGTGATCTACCACAAGTCGATCGAGCAGCTGCTCGTGGTGTTTCCGGCGCTGTTCGCCGCAATCACCACCGCCGCCGGCGGCGAACCGCAGGACGAAGGCGCGAAGCTGGACTTCAAGCTCGACCTCAACGACCCGCCGCCGTGCAGCACCGGTTTCATTCCCTCGCCGTTGATGCGCACACCCGCCGACGAGACGGTGCGGGAAGTGCCGCGCGACATGTACTGCAAGACGGCGCAGAACGACCCGACCACCGTGCGTGGCGCCCGCAACTACCCGTGTCAGGAATTCCCGGGCAAGCGGGCACCGACGGTGCAGTTGTGCCGTGACCCGCGAGGCTATGTCCCGGTCGGCACCAACCCGTGGCGGGGACCGCCGATCCCGTACGGCACGCCGGTCACCAATGGGCTGAATATCCTGCCGCCCAACCACTTCCCCTACATCCCGCCGGGTGCCGACCCCGATCCGGGCATCCCGATCGTCGGCCCGCCCCCGCCCGGGGTGACGCCCGGCCCGGGTCCGGCTCCCAACCAGCCGGCTTACGACCCGCCGCCGCCCAACAACGTCCCCCCGCCGCCGGGTAACCCGTCGTGGATGCCACCGAATTATCCGCCGGTGCCCCCACAGCTGCCCTACCCCAAGTACATCGAGCCGCCCGGGCCGCCGCTGGGCACCGGTCCGGCGCCGGAGGCCAACGGGGCCGGCTACACCGCCACCTATGACCCGTCCACCGGCCGGTTCAAGGATCCGGCGGGCGGCACTGGTATCTTCGCGTCCGGCGTTGCCGGTACCTCCGGCGCCGAGAGCTGGGTGGACCTCATGCTTGCTCCGAAAACCTTTTAG
- a CDS encoding virulence factor Mce family protein has protein sequence MKRILLRAGVFVTGSTLLAGCSFGGLNSLSLPGTAGHGGGAYTITVELPDVSTLPQNSPVMVDDVTVGSVSGISAEQRSDGSFYAAVKLALDKNVVLPANAIAKVAQTSLLGSLHIDLAPPTDQAPTGRLGNGSRIPESRTGRFPTTEEVFSALGVVVNKGNVGALEEITDETYQAVAGRQGQFVDLVPRLAELTSGLNKQVNDIISAVEGLNRVSSVLARDKDNLGRALDTLPESLRVLNKNRDNIVAAFSALNRLATVTSHVLSKTKSDFAADLKDLYSAIKALNDNRKNFVTSLQIMLTFPFPNFGIKQAVRGDYLNVFTTFDLTLRRLGETFFTTSYAMDPNMMHMDEVLNAPDFLMGELANLSGQAADPFKIPPGTAAQ, from the coding sequence ATGAAGCGAATCCTGTTGCGCGCCGGCGTGTTCGTCACGGGCAGCACGCTGCTCGCCGGGTGTTCGTTCGGCGGGCTGAATTCTCTGTCGTTGCCCGGCACCGCCGGGCACGGCGGCGGCGCCTACACGATCACCGTCGAACTGCCGGATGTCTCGACGTTGCCGCAGAACTCGCCGGTCATGGTCGACGACGTGACCGTGGGCAGTGTGTCGGGGATCTCGGCCGAGCAACGTTCCGACGGATCTTTCTACGCCGCGGTGAAACTGGCGCTGGACAAGAATGTGGTGCTGCCGGCGAACGCGATCGCCAAGGTGGCTCAGACCTCGCTGCTGGGGTCCCTGCACATCGATCTGGCGCCGCCCACCGACCAGGCCCCGACGGGCCGATTGGGCAACGGGTCGCGGATTCCGGAGTCCCGTACGGGCCGCTTCCCGACCACCGAGGAAGTCTTCTCGGCGCTCGGTGTGGTGGTCAACAAGGGCAATGTCGGTGCGCTGGAAGAGATCACCGACGAGACCTACCAGGCCGTGGCGGGCCGGCAGGGCCAGTTCGTCGACCTGGTGCCGCGGCTGGCGGAGTTGACCTCGGGCCTCAACAAGCAGGTCAACGACATCATCAGCGCGGTCGAGGGGCTCAACCGCGTCTCGTCGGTTCTGGCGCGGGACAAGGACAACCTGGGCCGCGCGCTGGACACCTTGCCGGAATCGCTTCGCGTGCTGAACAAGAACCGGGACAACATCGTCGCGGCCTTCAGCGCCCTGAACAGGCTGGCCACGGTCACCTCGCACGTTTTGTCCAAGACCAAGAGCGACTTCGCCGCCGACCTCAAGGATTTGTACTCGGCGATCAAGGCGCTCAACGACAACCGGAAGAACTTCGTCACCTCGCTGCAGATCATGCTGACGTTCCCGTTCCCCAACTTCGGCATCAAGCAGGCGGTGCGCGGCGACTACCTCAACGTGTTCACCACGTTCGACCTGACGTTGCGCCGGCTCGGTGAAACGTTCTTCACCACCAGTTACGCCATGGACCCCAACATGATGCACATGGACGAGGTCCTCAACGCGCCCGACTTCCTGATGGGCGAACTGGCCAACCTGTCCGGACAAGCGGCCGACCCGTTCAAGATTCCGCCCGGCACGGCGGCGCAGTAG
- a CDS encoding virulence factor Mce family protein has protein sequence MTTPKRFGSKGLRTVTIIALVAALVGGAYVLFSAGGGGRKLTAYFTSAVGLYPGDQVRILGVPVGEIESIEPRPSDVKITMNVSDGIKIPADAKAVIMSPNLVAARFIQLTPAFTGGPALPDGATIDLTRTAVPVEWDEVKEALTQLSVSLSPAAGEMQGPLGAAINQAADTLNGNGDSFHNALRELAQVAGRLGDSRGDIFGTVKNLQVLVDALSQSNEQIVQFAGHVASVSQVLADSSRDLDHTLGSLNQALSDVRGFLHENNSTLIETVNQLTDFTQTLSDQSENIEQVLHVAGPGIANFYNIYDPAQGTLNGLLSLPNFLNPVQFICGGSFDTAAGPSGPEYFKRAEICRERLGPVLRRLTVNFPPIMFHPINTITAYKGQIIYDTPATAAKAETPVPELTWVPAKGSGQPAPSNVTDLQNLFVPTAPGPGPGSPPGYGPAPGPAPAAPAAAPGPLLAEQGAGR, from the coding sequence ATGACGACACCGAAACGCTTCGGCAGCAAAGGCCTGCGGACCGTCACCATCATCGCGCTGGTGGCGGCGCTGGTGGGCGGCGCCTACGTGCTGTTCTCGGCCGGCGGCGGCGGCCGCAAGCTCACCGCCTACTTCACCTCGGCCGTCGGGCTCTACCCGGGTGACCAGGTTCGCATCCTGGGCGTGCCGGTGGGCGAGATCGAGTCGATCGAACCGCGGCCGTCCGACGTCAAGATCACCATGAACGTGTCCGACGGCATCAAGATTCCCGCGGACGCCAAGGCCGTGATCATGTCTCCGAACCTGGTGGCGGCCAGGTTCATTCAGCTCACCCCGGCGTTCACCGGCGGCCCGGCGCTGCCGGACGGCGCCACCATCGACCTGACCCGCACCGCCGTTCCGGTGGAGTGGGACGAGGTCAAGGAAGCGCTCACCCAGCTGTCCGTCTCGTTGAGTCCGGCGGCCGGCGAGATGCAGGGTCCGTTGGGCGCGGCGATCAACCAGGCCGCCGACACCCTCAACGGCAACGGCGACTCGTTCCACAACGCCCTGCGCGAACTCGCGCAAGTGGCTGGGCGCCTCGGGGATTCGCGCGGCGACATCTTCGGTACGGTTAAGAACCTGCAGGTGCTCGTCGACGCGCTATCGCAGAGCAACGAGCAGATCGTGCAGTTCGCTGGCCACGTCGCCTCGGTGTCGCAGGTGCTCGCGGACAGTTCGCGGGACCTCGACCACACCCTGGGTTCGCTCAACCAGGCGCTCTCGGATGTCCGGGGCTTCCTGCACGAGAACAACTCGACGCTGATCGAGACGGTCAACCAGCTCACGGACTTCACCCAGACCCTGAGCGACCAGAGCGAGAACATCGAGCAGGTCCTGCACGTGGCGGGTCCGGGCATCGCGAACTTCTACAACATCTACGACCCCGCGCAGGGCACCCTGAACGGTCTGCTGTCGCTGCCCAACTTCCTGAACCCGGTCCAGTTCATCTGCGGCGGTTCCTTCGACACCGCGGCCGGGCCGTCCGGGCCGGAGTACTTCAAGCGTGCCGAGATCTGCCGAGAGCGGCTGGGCCCGGTGCTGCGCCGGCTCACCGTGAACTTCCCGCCGATCATGTTCCACCCGATCAACACGATCACGGCCTACAAGGGGCAGATCATCTACGACACGCCCGCCACCGCGGCAAAGGCGGAGACCCCGGTGCCGGAGCTGACCTGGGTTCCGGCCAAGGGTTCGGGCCAGCCGGCGCCGAGCAATGTCACGGACCTGCAGAACCTGTTCGTCCCGACCGCGCCAGGTCCGGGCCCGGGTTCGCCACCCGGGTACGGACCGGCGCCCGGTCCGGCGCCCGCGGCACCGGCCGCGGCCCCCGGCCCGCTGCTGGCCGAGCAAGGAGCGGGTCGATGA
- a CDS encoding virulence factor Mce family protein, which yields MPNPEKPSNKKPGSKRDQDPLRTGTIGLAVVTFVVLIAFGYSGLPFWPQGKTYTAYFGDAGGITPGNNVLVSGVKVGKVSDVALAGDSAKITFSVDRHVVVGDQSLAAIRTDTILGERSISVSPAGSGNATTIPLSRTTTPYTLAGALEDLGQNANNLNKPQFEHALKVLTETLHDATPGLRGALDGVTTLSRTLNSRDEALQGLLAHAKSVTTVLSDRAGQVKKLVDQGDQLFAALDERRSALSALISGIDDVSAQLSGFVNDNRKEFGPALTKINQVLANLNERRDYITEALKRLPTYATTLGEVVGSGPGFNVNVFGAIPAPLVATMFDAVFQPGKLPDSFADYLRGMIQERWTIRPKSP from the coding sequence TTGCCAAATCCTGAGAAGCCAAGCAATAAGAAGCCAGGCAGCAAGCGCGACCAGGACCCGTTGCGCACCGGCACCATCGGTCTGGCTGTGGTGACGTTCGTCGTCCTCATCGCATTCGGTTACTCGGGGCTGCCGTTCTGGCCGCAGGGCAAGACCTACACGGCGTACTTCGGCGACGCGGGTGGCATCACGCCGGGCAACAACGTGCTGGTCTCCGGCGTCAAGGTGGGCAAAGTCTCCGACGTCGCCCTGGCCGGCGACTCCGCCAAGATCACCTTCAGCGTCGATCGCCACGTGGTCGTCGGCGACCAGTCGCTGGCCGCGATCCGCACCGACACCATCCTGGGCGAGCGTTCCATCTCGGTGAGCCCGGCCGGCTCCGGTAACGCGACCACCATTCCGTTGAGCCGGACGACCACGCCCTACACCCTGGCCGGCGCGCTCGAGGATCTCGGGCAGAACGCCAACAACCTGAACAAGCCCCAGTTCGAGCACGCGCTGAAGGTGCTTACCGAGACGCTGCATGACGCCACCCCCGGGTTGCGCGGCGCACTGGACGGCGTGACGACGCTGTCGCGCACCCTCAACAGCCGCGACGAAGCGCTGCAAGGTCTGCTGGCCCATGCGAAGTCGGTGACGACGGTGCTGTCCGATCGTGCCGGGCAGGTCAAGAAGTTGGTGGACCAGGGCGACCAGCTGTTCGCCGCCCTGGATGAGCGCCGGTCGGCGTTGAGCGCGTTGATCTCCGGGATCGACGACGTCTCGGCGCAGCTGTCCGGCTTCGTCAACGACAACCGCAAGGAGTTCGGTCCGGCCCTGACCAAGATCAACCAGGTGCTGGCCAACCTCAACGAGCGCCGCGACTACATCACCGAGGCCCTCAAGAGGTTGCCGACGTACGCCACCACGCTGGGCGAGGTGGTCGGTTCGGGTCCCGGCTTCAACGTCAACGTCTTCGGCGCCATCCCGGCGCCGCTGGTGGCGACCATGTTCGACGCCGTTTTCCAGCCGGGCAAGCTGCCGGACAGCTTTGCCGACTACCTACGCGGCATGATTCAGGAGCGTTGGACGATCAGGCCGAAATCACCATGA
- a CDS encoding MCE family protein, with protein MAAGKIPSHRSMVIKVSIFVVTMVLASAALVVVFGDFRFGSENTYHATFLDASKLKGGQKVRIAGVPVGAVSGVKLNPDNTVDVEFGVDARYTLYSSSRAVIRYENLVGDRFLEITSGPGELRKLPPGGTMNSQHTQPALDLDALLGGLKPVLKGLDADKINTISSAVIELLQGQGGALANVLADTSSFSNALGKRDQLIGDVITNLNTVLGTVDQRSAQFSASVDQLQQLIEGLAKNKDTIAGAIPPLASTTTDLTELLRNSRRPLQGVLENARPFATELDTRKAEINNDVEQLGEDYLRLAALGTYGSFFNIYFCSVTIKINGPAGSDIRLGLGGQVDSSKGRCAFAKS; from the coding sequence ATGGCCGCTGGGAAGATTCCGTCGCACCGGTCGATGGTGATCAAGGTCAGCATCTTCGTCGTCACGATGGTGCTGGCGAGTGCCGCCCTGGTGGTGGTGTTCGGCGACTTCCGGTTCGGTTCGGAGAACACCTACCACGCCACCTTCCTGGATGCCTCGAAGCTCAAGGGCGGTCAGAAGGTACGTATCGCCGGGGTGCCCGTCGGCGCGGTCTCGGGCGTCAAGCTCAACCCCGACAACACCGTCGACGTCGAATTCGGTGTCGACGCCCGCTACACGCTGTACTCGTCGAGTCGTGCGGTGATCCGCTACGAGAACCTGGTCGGCGACCGCTTCCTGGAGATCACCTCGGGCCCTGGTGAGCTGCGTAAATTGCCGCCGGGCGGGACGATGAACTCTCAACACACCCAGCCCGCACTGGATCTCGACGCGCTGCTGGGTGGGCTCAAGCCGGTGCTGAAGGGCCTGGACGCAGACAAGATCAACACCATCAGCAGCGCCGTCATCGAGCTGCTGCAGGGTCAGGGTGGCGCGTTGGCCAACGTGCTCGCCGACACCAGCAGTTTCTCCAACGCATTGGGCAAGCGCGACCAGCTGATCGGGGATGTGATCACCAACCTGAACACGGTGCTGGGGACCGTCGACCAGCGCAGTGCCCAGTTCTCGGCCAGCGTCGATCAGCTGCAGCAGCTGATCGAGGGGCTCGCCAAGAACAAGGACACCATCGCCGGCGCCATCCCGCCGCTGGCCTCGACCACCACGGATCTGACTGAGCTGCTGCGCAATTCGCGTCGGCCGCTGCAGGGTGTGCTGGAGAACGCGCGGCCGTTCGCCACCGAACTCGACACCCGAAAGGCCGAGATCAACAACGACGTCGAGCAGCTCGGCGAGGACTACCTGCGGCTGGCCGCGCTGGGCACCTACGGCTCGTTCTTCAACATCTACTTCTGCTCGGTGACGATCAAGATCAACGGACCGGCGGGTTCCGACATTCGGCTGGGCCTCGGCGGCCAGGTCGATTCCAGCAAGGGGAGGTGCGCCTTTGCCAAATCCTGA
- a CDS encoding virulence factor Mce family protein: MAVFASRRTAGRVAAAVLAGLVVAAAVLTYLSYTAAFTSTETVTVASKRAGLVMEPGAKVKFRGIQIGKVEDISYSGDQARLKLAIYSDDLQFIPSNATVHIAGNTIFGAKSVEFMPPQAPAKTSLRPNATVAASAVQLEVNTLFQSLTNLLHKIDPVELNGTLSALSEGLRGHGDDLGSLLSGLNTLTRQANPKLPTLQEDFRKAGIVTNIYGDAAPDLNTVFANLPTINKTVVDEQANLNTTLLAAIGLANNGYETLAPAEQNLIDTVNRLRAPLKVAADYSPEFGCLLAGIDRGIKEFAPLIGVRKAGLFTSSSFVIGAPAYTYPESLPIVNASGGPNCRGLPDIPTKQTGGSYYRAPFLVTDNALIPYEPFTEFQFDAPSTLQFLFHGAFAERDDF; the protein is encoded by the coding sequence ATGGCAGTCTTTGCATCACGACGGACAGCCGGCCGGGTGGCGGCGGCGGTGCTCGCGGGACTGGTGGTGGCGGCGGCGGTCCTGACTTACCTGTCCTATACCGCGGCGTTCACCTCCACCGAGACCGTCACGGTCGCGTCCAAGCGCGCCGGCCTGGTCATGGAGCCCGGGGCCAAGGTCAAGTTCCGCGGCATCCAGATCGGCAAAGTGGAGGACATCAGCTACAGCGGCGACCAGGCGCGTCTCAAGCTGGCCATCTACAGCGACGACCTGCAGTTCATCCCGTCCAACGCCACGGTGCACATCGCCGGCAACACCATCTTCGGCGCCAAATCGGTGGAGTTCATGCCGCCGCAGGCCCCGGCCAAGACTTCGTTGCGCCCGAACGCCACCGTGGCGGCGTCCGCCGTGCAACTCGAGGTCAATACGCTGTTCCAGTCGCTGACCAACCTGCTGCACAAGATCGACCCGGTCGAGTTGAACGGCACCCTCAGTGCGCTGTCGGAAGGCTTGCGCGGCCACGGCGACGACCTCGGGTCGCTGCTGTCGGGGCTCAACACGCTGACCCGTCAAGCCAATCCGAAGCTGCCGACCCTGCAGGAGGATTTCCGCAAGGCCGGCATCGTGACCAATATCTACGGTGACGCCGCTCCCGACCTGAACACGGTGTTCGCCAACCTGCCGACGATCAACAAGACCGTCGTCGACGAGCAGGCCAACCTCAACACCACACTGCTGGCCGCGATCGGCCTGGCCAACAACGGCTACGAGACGCTGGCACCCGCCGAACAGAATCTGATCGACACCGTCAACAGGCTGCGCGCCCCACTTAAAGTGGCGGCGGACTACTCACCGGAATTCGGCTGTCTGTTGGCCGGCATCGATCGCGGCATCAAGGAGTTCGCCCCATTGATCGGTGTGCGCAAGGCGGGTCTGTTCACCTCGTCGAGCTTCGTCATCGGCGCCCCCGCCTATACGTATCCGGAGAGCCTGCCCATCGTCAACGCCTCCGGCGGCCCGAATTGCCGCGGGCTGCCCGATATTCCGACCAAGCAGACCGGCGGCTCGTACTACCGTGCGCCGTTCCTGGTGACCGACAACGCGCTCATCCCGTACGAGCCGTTCACCGAGTTCCAGTTCGACGCGCCTTCGACGTTGCAGTTCCTCTTCCACGGCGCCTTCGCTGAACGGGACGACTTCTGA
- a CDS encoding MlaE family ABC transporter permease encodes MSYDATLRFKRFFTRFARPVDNFGEQALFYGETVRYIPNAVTKYRKETIRLIAEMTLGAGALIMIGGTVGVAAFLTLASGGVIAVQGYSSLGNIGIEALTGFLSAFLNVRVVAPVIAGIALAATIGAGATAQLGAMRVSEEIDAVECMAVHSVSYLVSTRLIAGLVAIIPLYSLSVLAAFFAARFTTVFINGQSAGLYDHYFNTFLIPSDLLWSFLQAIAMSIAVMLVHTYYGYNASGGSVGVGVAVGQAVRTSLIVVVVITLLISLAVYGASGNFNLSG; translated from the coding sequence ATGAGCTACGACGCCACCCTCCGCTTCAAGCGCTTCTTCACCCGGTTCGCCCGACCGGTCGACAACTTCGGCGAGCAGGCGCTGTTCTACGGCGAAACCGTGCGCTACATCCCCAACGCCGTCACGAAGTACCGCAAGGAGACCATCCGCCTCATCGCCGAGATGACGCTGGGCGCCGGGGCCCTGATCATGATCGGCGGCACCGTCGGCGTCGCGGCCTTCCTGACGCTGGCCTCCGGCGGTGTCATTGCCGTGCAGGGCTATTCATCGCTGGGCAACATCGGTATCGAGGCGTTGACCGGCTTCCTCTCGGCGTTCCTCAACGTTCGCGTGGTCGCACCGGTGATCGCCGGCATCGCGCTGGCCGCCACCATCGGCGCCGGCGCCACCGCCCAGCTGGGCGCCATGCGGGTCTCCGAAGAGATCGACGCCGTCGAATGCATGGCGGTGCACTCGGTGTCCTACCTCGTGTCGACCCGGCTGATCGCGGGACTCGTGGCGATCATCCCGCTGTACTCACTGTCGGTGCTGGCCGCGTTTTTCGCGGCGCGCTTCACCACGGTGTTCATCAACGGACAGTCGGCGGGCCTGTACGACCACTACTTCAACACCTTCCTGATCCCGTCGGACCTGCTGTGGTCGTTCCTGCAGGCCATCGCGATGTCGATCGCGGTCATGCTGGTGCACACCTACTACGGCTACAACGCCAGCGGTGGGTCCGTCGGCGTCGGTGTGGCCGTCGGTCAGGCCGTGCGCACCTCGCTGATCGTCGTCGTGGTCATCACCCTGCTCATCTCGCTCGCGGTTTACGGAGCGTCCGGCAACTTCAACCTGTCCGGGTAG
- a CDS encoding MlaE family ABC transporter permease, which yields MLQKVAVPARAVGGFFEMSIETARAAFRRPFQLREFLDQTWMVARVSLVPTLLVSIPFTVLVAFTLNILLREIGAADLSGAGTAFGTITQLGPIVTVLVVAGAGATAICADLGARTIREEIDAMRVLGIDPIQRLVVPRVLASTLVALLLNGLVCIIGLSGGYAFSVFLQGVNPGAFINGLTVLTGLRELILAEVKALLFGVMAGLVGCYRGLTVKGGPKGVGNAVNETVVYAFICLFVINVVMTAIGVRISAK from the coding sequence TTGTTGCAGAAAGTTGCCGTACCGGCCCGGGCCGTTGGCGGGTTCTTCGAGATGTCGATCGAGACCGCACGTGCCGCCTTTCGGCGGCCGTTTCAGTTGCGGGAGTTTCTCGACCAGACCTGGATGGTCGCCCGGGTGTCGCTGGTCCCCACGCTGCTGGTGTCCATCCCTTTCACCGTCCTCGTCGCCTTCACCCTGAACATCCTGCTGCGTGAGATCGGCGCCGCCGACTTGTCTGGTGCCGGAACGGCATTCGGCACCATCACCCAGCTCGGCCCGATCGTCACCGTGCTCGTGGTGGCCGGCGCCGGCGCCACCGCGATCTGCGCGGACCTGGGCGCCCGCACCATCCGCGAGGAAATCGACGCGATGCGGGTGCTCGGCATCGACCCCATTCAGCGGCTGGTGGTGCCCAGGGTCCTGGCATCCACCCTGGTCGCCTTGTTGCTCAACGGCCTGGTGTGCATCATCGGCCTGTCCGGGGGTTACGCTTTCTCCGTTTTCCTGCAGGGCGTCAACCCCGGTGCGTTCATCAACGGGCTGACTGTGCTCACCGGGCTGCGCGAGCTGATCCTCGCCGAAGTCAAGGCGCTGCTGTTCGGAGTGATGGCGGGTCTGGTCGGTTGTTACCGTGGCCTGACCGTCAAAGGCGGTCCCAAGGGAGTCGGCAATGCGGTCAACGAAACCGTTGTCTACGCGTTCATCTGTCTTTTCGTCATCAATGTCGTCATGACCGCCATCGGCGTCCGGATCTCGGCCAAGTAG